The following are encoded in a window of Penicillium oxalicum strain HP7-1 chromosome II, whole genome shotgun sequence genomic DNA:
- a CDS encoding Fumarylacetoacetate hydrolase domain-containing protein 2: protein MSSYSHIRDEAADEYSPHFRHLLFPSSHLATCPLFPSLGLVRFVPKSNPSQILIGEPVDAQVDVGLAVYQGKEVSVRPFSGSSVLDPGRATGAIETIERILSPLSQREVGSIRCVGLNYVSHAKEMSLAIPEVPTLFIKPSTSLADPFPAPTVLPKITQEDGTGDYESEMVIVIGQDAKDVTESEALDYVLGYTAANDVSSRTCQMNQSQWCFSKGFDGSCPIGPALVSAALMPDVTKFHIRGLKSGRVMQDCPLTDLIFNVPQLVSFLSQGTTLPAGTIILTGTPPGVGAAKNPKEFIKAGDEFAVELLPHVGTLINRIEHQ from the exons ATGTCAAGCTACTCCCACATCCGGGACGAAGCCGCAGACGAATATTCCCCACACTTCCGCCACCTGCTTTTCCCATCTTCCCACCTTGCGACTTGTCcactttttccctctttgg GCCTCGTGCGATTTGTGCCCAAGTCCAATCCGTCTCAAATATTGATCGGCGAGCCTGTTGATGCTCAAGTCGATGTGGGGTTGGCTGTTTATCAAGGCAAAGAGGTCTCCGTTCGTCCATTCTCCGGCTCGTCGGTGCTCGATCCTGGTCGGGCCACGGGTGCAATCGAGACCATTGAGCGAATTCTATCGCCTTTGTCACAGAGAGAGGTTGGATCTATTCGATGTGTCGGCTTGAAC TATGTCTCCCATGCAAAGGAAATGTCGCTTGCTATTCCAGAAGTGCCGACGCTGTTCATCAAACCGTCAACTTCACTAGCAGACCCATTTCCAGCACCGACTGTGCTACCGAAGATCACCCAAGAGGATGGCACTGGCGACTATGAGTCTGAGATGGTCATCGTCATTGGCCAAGATGCCAAGGATGTGACCGAGTCGGAGGCGCTTGACTATGTCCTCGGATACACAGCCGCAAACGATGTATCAAGCCGCACTTGTCAAATGAACCAAAGCCAGTGGTGCTTTTCCAAAGGGTTCGATGGCTCCTGTCCCATAG GCCCGGCACTGGTTTCTGCAGCCCTGATGCCCGATGTGACCAAGTTCCATATTCGTGGCCTCAAGAGTGGCCGAGTGATGCAAGACTGCCCCTTGAC TGACTTGATCTTCAATGTTCCCCAACTCGTCAGCTTTCTTTCACAAGGAACCACTTTACCTGCGGGTaccatcatcctcactgGAACCCCGCCTGGCGTCGGCGCCGCGAAGAATCCCAAAGAATTCATCAAAGCCGGGGACGAATTCGCAGTGGAACTTCTCCCGCACGTTGGCACCCTCATCAACAGGATCGAGCATCAATAG